The genomic stretch ACAATAAACACCCAAGGATATTATTTCCTGTAGTAAACCAACCTTTGAGAGTACGAAAAATATTACAAGAAAATCCATAAATGAATTAAGTTAATCATAAAATATTTTCCTCATAAAAAagatataaatttatttttaaagataTTGTGAAGATAAAGGAATGAATGAAGAATATTTGCAAATCCCACCAAATATTCCAAGGTAGTAAAACCTAGGGCTGCACAAAATTGAAGTTGGGCCAAAGAACCCGACTAACCCAGCTCGTTAATAAGGTTGTTGGGTTGTAATTATAGTAGGCAAAGCCCACCTAACTACCAAAAGTACAAGCCGAGACTTGTAAATTCAATCAACCATTACGTGGtaatgtgttgagaattttaTGACCTAAACCAGCTCAATCAACCCAGTATTGTTcatttatacttttttttaagaAATGATTTCATTAACAAGGCTAAGTATCAGCCAAAACAACGTTTATAATAGAATTGGGGTAGCCAGGCCACCAAATTCGCTCAGAGTCCCAAAAGaaagctaatttttcaatagaGTGGGGCACTCCATTAGCTTCCCTTGGGCAATGGCTATAACTAATATTGCTAAATACATTACATTTGACATGAATATCCTTATCTACCAAACCGTGATAAGAGTCATCAAAACCTTTATATTACATGTGGTTAATTTCATTGAGACAGTCTCACTCTAAAACAATTGATGTATACCAAAATCTCATAGCCAGAGTCACCCCTTTTAGTAAAGCTTTGAGCTCAAAAATCAAAGGGTCAAACATAGCCTTCATTGGGCATCCTGCAAATGCCAAGACAACTCTGCTACTATCTCTGCAAACTATCCTCATACCCACTATACCGTGGGATGACATAATAGATGCATTGGTATTAACTTTGATGCACGAATCAGGTGGAGGGGACCACTTCGCGGTTGGCCTTGGAGTTGTAGTATGACTTCTTGCGTTGGCATTTGCTTTTTGATATTTGTCTAGATAGTCTCTAGCCCAATCTACCACCATTACATCAGACATGTAACTCTCATCATGAATGAGCTTGTTTCTCCTATACCATATACGCCAAGAAAGAACCACCATATGCTCAAGATCTGTGGTACTAATTGTGTCAAGGTTATCTGCAAAGAAATTACCCCATTTTTTCTGATGAGGTAGATTACCGAAAAATTTGGGCAGCAATGAATTGCAAATTGCACCCAACGAAGGGCAGTCCTAGAGAACGTGAAAGGTGGATTCATCAGCCATGGAACAGACATGACAAATTCTCTCAATTTGCATACCATGTGAGACTAAATTTAACCTATAAGGGAGCCAGTCCCAAAGAGTTTTCCAACAGAAGTGTTTGATTTTTCCAGGAATATTTAGGTCCCAATTTTTTTTCCAACAAGAAGGCCTCCCATTAGAAGATGAAGCTTGGCCAAAACCAGCTTTTCTAGTGGCAATCCAGTAGCCACTCTTGATAGTGTATATGCCTGAGTTAGTATGATGCCATATGAGTCTATCCCCGCCTAGACAATCAAAAAGAGGAATAGATAAAATAGCATCAGCCTCTTGTTTAGAGAAAGAGTCACAGATGAGGTCTTGGTTCCACCCTCCATGGTGATCTTTCAACGACTCAACAAGAGAGTGAGATTGGAGAGTCTTGGTGGAGGATGCTAAAATACATTCACCTCGCGAAATCCACTTGTCAAAATACACTGAGATGTTTGCTTCCGTGCCCACTTGCCAACAGGCTCCCTCCATCATaagaaaatagatgaatgaagtaaaagtggaagaaaatggagcTACTTTGGAGAAGATCGAGTCGTCCTGGAAGAAAAAGGAGTCTGAGATATGCTACTATGAATAGTGCCCTAGCGCTAGCAtgatagcgctacaacgctatctgGTTGTTTTGAAGGCTTTTGTCTATgtaactagcgctacaacgctacaaaactagcactacaacgctagttGATTTTAATTTGGAAACCTgatggtagcgctacagcgctagttcgCGAATTTTCATATGACTTCGATTCTGTAAATACCGCTACATCGCCCAAAACCTATCGCTACAACGCTATCGATGCGATTTTGAAAATTTAAGCCATTTTTAGAAGGACaaaatgatcttttcacttgggagcattgAAAAACATTTAAGTGACATTATTCTGCAAATGTGAGGGGGCTGGATAGTTTTGTAAACCTTAGATTAAGAAAAAAACTGCTAGTTTATTATTTTCTAGATTTCTTCTGCTGGCTTATTgttttctagatttcttcttcatcttaattctttatgttattttctgtgaacaattatttgaatgttatggTTATTACGTatgatatgaactaaatcctctatccaggggttaatgtagtcgcttggatttctatttaattttattatgatgttctattaattcttcttctttattctaatctgtATAATGTTtgcctaatgctagtaaatacttgatcaatatttgcttgatttatgattttgattcaaaattcgaaagatgcgaattgaatatgctatcattatatagacataggttacatattggatgagagtacttgtatgacttgtgtagcaattGGGTTTCTACGCTTAATGCCTGTTATGTgcttaagtttatcacagagatgtagaaaacttgcatatagattgagatcttatatcttgaaaaataataggaatcgatttttgttaacctgctattagaataggaagaagagatttataattgattagtaaaattaatagaatgaaaagttgatgaagttaataccctaggtttttaattattaaatcaatctttattattattgcaaagtttatttcaattttaagtcttagtttaaaaatcactctattttcgacagccaaatagaaatttaaaagcaattattggtaattagttgatagtccttgtgggaatgaaactttacttactattttattacttg from Humulus lupulus chromosome 5, drHumLupu1.1, whole genome shotgun sequence encodes the following:
- the LOC133779003 gene encoding uncharacterized protein LOC133779003, with product MEGACWQVGTEANISVYFDKWISRGECILASSTKTLQSHSLVESLKDHHGGWNQDLICDSFSKQEADAILSIPLFDCLGGDRLIWHHTNSGIYTIKSGYWIATRKAGFGQASSSNGRPSCWKKNWDLNIPGKIKHFCWKTLWDWLPYRLNLVSHDNLDTISTTDLEHMVVLSWRIWYRRNKLIHDESYMSDVMVVDWARDYLDKYQKANANARSHTTTPRPTAKWSPPPDSCIKVNTNASIMSSHGIVGMRIVCRDSSRVVLAFAGCPMKAMFDPLIFELKALLKGVTLAMRFWYTSIVLE